A single window of Oreochromis aureus strain Israel breed Guangdong linkage group 5, ZZ_aureus, whole genome shotgun sequence DNA harbors:
- the ttll3 gene encoding tubulin monoglycylase TTLL3 yields MPVLQSTVAPVNGRIRSSVPSLPVINPDRLKTAKALVDKAVKLRKVFSVQGPYPVIRAALWARGWVERRLPHPVQRSPTYPCDEEEDGNDGLTCSYFTERVDEGEKGENLDDMYDLMSRLVRNEITHFYWTTRRDNIDCRSLRHDQMTNHYANAGTFTTKVGLCVNLRNLQWFDTADPDTFFPRCYRLGAEDEKHAFIEDFRRTACTSLLRYVVETSIWRRDEPEGEKQKSKNSVTEELDNEEHRSLGPEIINTALHVCQEFLSVLKHSDIDVTAEIPPSVEEAQWAEFLKHYYMVVHKGKLIRGSSVFVERCQDMLTRLQAVCPQLDTDGLNNIWIIKPGAKSRGRGIMCMNRLDEILALVDTDRALTKESKWVVQKYLERPLLVHGTKFDLRQWFLVTDWNPLTVWFYKECYLRFSTQPYSTKTLDCSVHLCNNSIQKHFQPSRNRHPGVPEDNMWSCSQFRSFLQREGRETEWESVVIPGMQQAVVHALQTAQDLVEPRKASFELYGADFMLGRDLRPWLLEINASPTMACSSTVTARLCPAVQVDTLRVVLDWRTDPSAYTGGFKLIYKQAAVEVPQYLGVNLLVEGAPIKRSRHYRQSFISNSPLTHQVHPEQSSQAVAEPRHKQFSQKPHAVADFPLLGKESQVKKSQMTSTCPKREHDRKAERQNTCPVRRSCRSVACEQPVSVHTEPQKKAQRLGLRRRVSGATLVPRSLSFSLDPACCTSEGKHQSIRHHASHTSKSLLSQRSSEPQHKISSRVFPSLQGPLPTLEVFQLQPNIVTGTNVCHNSAFLSHPTTHKHQLCINSQRQVKARYKGELTGEHKYKRC; encoded by the exons TGTTACAATCCACAGTTGCTCCAGTGAATGGAAGGATACGATCCAGTGTACCTAGCCTGCCAGTGATCAATCCAGACAGGCTGAAAACAGCTAAAGCACTGGTGGACAAAGCTGTGAAG TTAAGGAAAGTGTTTTCAGTGCAGGGACCCTATCCAGTGATCCGTGCTGCATTATGGGCCAGAGGGTGGGTTGAACGTCGTTTGCCACATCCCGTCCAAAGATCACCTACTTACCCCTgcgatgaggaggaggatggtaATGATGGGCTGACCTGCAGTTATTTTACTG AGAGAGTGGATGAAGGTGAGAAAGGGGAGAACCTTGATGACATGTATGACCTCATG TCTCGCCTTGTTCGAAATGAAATAACGCATTTCTACTGGACGACACGACGGGATAACATAGACTGTCGCTCCTTGCGGCACGACCAGATGACCAATCACTATGCGAATGCTGGAACATTTACCACAAAG gtgggACTTTGTGTGAATCTGCGTAACCTTCAGTGGTTTGACACAGCTGATCCTGACACTTTCTTCCCAAGATGCTACAGACTTGGAGCAGAGGATGAAAAGCATGCATTCATAG AGGATTTCAGGAGAACAGCATGTACCAGCCTGCTGCGGTATGTGGTTGAGACAAGTATTTGGAGAAGAGATGAACcagagggggaaaaacaaaaatccaagaACAGTGTCACTGAAG AGTTGGATAATGAGGAACATCGATCTCTTGGTCCAGAAATTATTAACACAGCCTTACACGTGTGTCAAGAGTTTCTCAGTGTTCTAAAGCACAGCGACATTGATGTAACAGCAGAAATCCCGCCCTCGGTGGAGGAAGCGCAATGGGCAGAGTTTCTTAAACACTACTACATGGTTGTGCA TAAAGGCAAACTGATCAGGGGCAGCAGTGTATTTGTGGAGCGTTGCCAGGATATGTTAACCAGACTTCAGGCTGTTTGCCCACAGCTGGACACAGATGGATTAAACAACATCTGGATCATCAAACCAGGTGCCAAATCAAGAGGAAGAG GCATTATGTGTATGAATCGCCTGGATGAGATTTTGGCACTTGTGGACACTGACAGAGCACTGACAAAAGAGAGTAAATGGGTGGTTCAAAAATACTTGGAACGCCCCCTGCTGGTCCACGGCACAAAGTTTGACCTCCGTCAGTGGTTCCTTGTAACTGACTGGAACCCTCTGACTGTCTGGTTCTACAAAGAGTGCTACCTGCGGTTTTCCACTCAGCCTTACTCAACAAAAACTCTGGACTG CTCAGTCCACCTGTGCAACAACTCCATCCAGAAGCACTTCCAGCCATCTCGTAACCGCCATCCAGGAGTGCCGGAGGATAATATGTGGTCCTGCTCACAGTTTCGCTCTTTTCTGCAGCGAGAGGGCCGTGAGACAGAGTGGGAGTCGGTGGTGATACCAGGCATGCAGCAAGCAGTGGTCCACGCTCTACAGACAGCCCAGGATTTGGTGGAGCCCCGCAAGGCAAGCTTTGAGCTTTATGGAGCTGATTTTATGTTGGGCAGAGATCTGAGGCCTTGGCTTCTAGAGATCAATGCCAGCCCTACTATGGCCTGCTCCAGCACTGTGACTGCGCGGCTCTGTCCTGCTGTGCAAGTCGACACGCTGAGGGTTGTGCTAGATTGGAGGACTGATCCCAGTGCTTACACAGGAGGCTTCAAGCTTATTTACAAACAG GCTGCAGTTGAAGTTCCTCAGTATTTGGGAGTGAACCTGCTAGTGGAAGGAGCGCCCATAAAGAGATCCAGACATTACAGACAGTCTTTTATCTCTAACTCACCTCTCACTCATCAGGTCCATCCAGAGCAGTCATCTCAAGCTGTGGCTGAGCCAAGACACAAACAGTTCAGTCAGAAGCCACATGCAGTTGCTGATTTTCCCCTTTTAGGCAAGGAGAGCCAAGTGAAAAAGAGCCAGATGACATCTACATGTCCAAAGAGGGAGCACGATAGAAAAGCAGAACGTCAAAACACCTGCCCTGTTCGCAGATCCTGCCGCAGTGTGGCATGTGAACAGCCTGTGAGTGTACACACTGAACCTCAGAAGAAAGCACAGCGTTTAGGATTACGTCGCCGTGTCAGTGGGGCAACCCTGGTGCCAAGGAGTCTATCCTTTTCCTTAGACCCGGCGTGTTGTACATCAGAGGGTAAACATCAGTCCATTCGTCATCATGCATCACACACGTCCAAATCCCTCCTTTCCCAGCGAAGTTCTGAGCCACAACATAAGATTTCCTCCAGGGTCTTTCCGTCCCTCCAGGGTCCCCTTCCAACCCTGGAGGTCTTTCAGTTGCAACCAAATATCGTGACTGGAACTAACGTTTGTCataattctgcttttttatCTCACCCGACTACCCACAAGCATCAGTTATGTATAAACTCTCAAAGGCAAGTCAAAGCTAGATACAAAGGGGAGCTCACAGGAGAACATAAATACAAGAGATGTTGA